The Aphanothece sacrum FPU1 nucleotide sequence AAAAATTGGATTAAAAATATACGCAGACGCAGTTTAGGATTATTAGAGATTGAAAATATGATTAATAAATCTCTATCAGATACCCATAATTTAATTAGCAATGTTCAACAAGCTAATAATCACTTAGAATCTTTAATACAAACATTAAAATCTTCTATTGAGAGTAACCAACAAGCGATTGTTGATATTGAAAAATCTCTCAATATTTTATCTTCTCCAGATCAACTAATTCCTCGACTTAATTCCTACACAGGAAAATACTATATAGGATTAGAATATCCACCATCTAGAGACTATCGATCTCGGTGGGGTTATACGAAACCCCTCCATGAGGGTTTAAGTAAAATTTTCCAAAAGAATTTTGAAGATAATTGTCAAACTCTCCATAAATTAGTAACCTACAAACCATTTTTTGAGAAAATTAATCTCCATTTTTCTCATGAAAAGCCAGGAGAACCTGGATGGTTGAAAACCGCCCTCAATGCTCTTGATACAGCTTTAATTTATTATTTTATTGCTGATGTCAAACCTAAAAAATATTTAGAAATAGGTTCTGGTGTTAGTACCTTATTCGTAGCGAGAGCTATTAAGGATCATAATTTAGACACTTCAATTATGTCAATTGATCCTGATCCTCGTGCTGAAGTGGATGCAGTGTGTGATCAGGTTATTCGCGCTGGGTTAGAAACTTGTGATTTAAGTATTTTTTCTGAGTTAGAACCAGGAGATATTTTATTCCTAGATGGTAGTCATCGTGCTTTTATGAATTCAGATGTTACTGTCTTTATGATGGATGTTTTACCTCTGCTAAAACCAGGAGTAATTATCGGAGTTCATGATATTGTCTTACCCTATGATTATCCTGATAGTTTCAAAAATTGGTATTGGAACGAACAATATCTTTTCGGCGTATATTTGTTAGCAGCATCTGAGAAAATAAAAATCTTAATGCCAACTAAATATATGTCATGTTGGACTGAATTAGAGTCAGCTTTTTCTCCTATTTTAGAAACCTGGGAAGAAGATAAAAATGTTTGGTTAGACGGTGGTTCTTTATGGTTTACTCATTTAGAAAATAATGAATAAAAACCCTTTTTTATTCTAAAACAAAAATTATAAATTAGGAGAGAATAATTGCCTTGAATACTATATGTCGCGTCTGTGATTCCACTAACTTAGAATTAGCCATTGATTTAGGACACCAACCCTGGTGTAATCACTTCTTAAAATCAGAAGAAGTCGGACAAGAACCTTTTTATCCTTTAAAAGTTCTCTACTGTCATGATTGCGGGACAGTTCAACTAGATTATACTGTCAAAAAAGAAATCATGTTTGGGGATCATACCTATCTTTCTGGAGTGACAAAATCCTTAAGTGAACACTTTAAAAATGTTGCTCATGAAGTTGATAATCGCTTCTTTAAAAATACCCCTAATAAATCAGTTTTAGATATTGGTTCTAATGATGGGACTCAATTAAAACATTTTCAAGAATTGGGCTATGATGTTTTAGGGGTAGAATCATCCACAACAACCGCAAAAATTGCCACTGATGCGGGAGTTCCTACTCTCAATGATTTCTTTAATTTAGAAGTAGTTAAACGTCTAAATCGTAAATTTCATGCTATTAACGCAGCCGGAGTATTTTTCCATCTAGAAGAATTACATTCAGTCACAGAAGGCATTCGAGAAGCGTTAGAAAATGATGGAGTTTTTGTGGTACAATTCCTTTATATGAAGCGAATTGTGGATAATCTTGCCTTTGATCAGATTTACCATGAGCATCTATTATATTACAATCTAAACACCATTGAAGTGTTACTTAATCGTCATGGTTTATCCATGTTTGATGCTTATTTATCGCCCATTCATGGCGGTTCAATTATTGGATTTGTTACTCATAAAGGACAAAAAGAACCTAGCGATCGCCTTTTAAAAATGCGTCAAGCAGAAATGGATGAAAAAAGTAATGATTTATCTACTTATTTAAACTTTGCCAAACGCATTGAACAGATGAAAATAGATAATCTCAATTACTTAGATGCGGCAAAAAAAGAAGGTAAAATTATCTGGGGATTTGGCGCACCTGTTAAGGGAAATACTCTGTTAAATTACTTTGGAATCGGCACTCAATACCTTGATTACTTAGTTGAAAAAAATGAATTAAGACGAGGACTTTATTCACCAGGAATGCATATTCCGATTATTATTGAAAAGGAATTAATCGATCTTCCTGACATTTACTATGTTCTAGCTTGGAACTTCAAAAAAGAAATTCTAACTAATAATCAACATCTCATTGATCAAAAAATTGAGTTTTATTTCCCAGTTAATCCCCAAGATATTTAATATATGTCTGATGTCAACAAAACCAATATCAATATTAAGTAGGTTGGGTTGAGGAACGAAACCCAACAATGTACTAAGTAGATTGGGTTGAGGAACGAAACCCAACACAGTAATACCAGTTGTTCAAAATCCGACTACAGATGCGGATGGTGTAGGGGTCAACGGCCGTCATTGGTGTCAACTTAAGGCGAAACTTGACGGGGTGCAAGCTTTCTCACTATCCCACCCACACCCTGCCAAGGGTGGGGTTAACTGTACAAAGCCTGTCTACACAGGCTAATATTACAGTAAAGTCTGCGCTCGTCGGACTTTGTTGGTATAGCCACAGGCTTTAGCCTGTCGGCGTTTGGGACTAAATTAGTACCAAAGATTTATGTCCGACTACTTAGAGGATTTTTGT carries:
- a CDS encoding class I SAM-dependent methyltransferase produces the protein MGKIKNWIKNIRRRSLGLLEIENMINKSLSDTHNLISNVQQANNHLESLIQTLKSSIESNQQAIVDIEKSLNILSSPDQLIPRLNSYTGKYYIGLEYPPSRDYRSRWGYTKPLHEGLSKIFQKNFEDNCQTLHKLVTYKPFFEKINLHFSHEKPGEPGWLKTALNALDTALIYYFIADVKPKKYLEIGSGVSTLFVARAIKDHNLDTSIMSIDPDPRAEVDAVCDQVIRAGLETCDLSIFSELEPGDILFLDGSHRAFMNSDVTVFMMDVLPLLKPGVIIGVHDIVLPYDYPDSFKNWYWNEQYLFGVYLLAASEKIKILMPTKYMSCWTELESAFSPILETWEEDKNVWLDGGSLWFTHLENNE
- a CDS encoding class I SAM-dependent methyltransferase, which gives rise to MNTICRVCDSTNLELAIDLGHQPWCNHFLKSEEVGQEPFYPLKVLYCHDCGTVQLDYTVKKEIMFGDHTYLSGVTKSLSEHFKNVAHEVDNRFFKNTPNKSVLDIGSNDGTQLKHFQELGYDVLGVESSTTTAKIATDAGVPTLNDFFNLEVVKRLNRKFHAINAAGVFFHLEELHSVTEGIREALENDGVFVVQFLYMKRIVDNLAFDQIYHEHLLYYNLNTIEVLLNRHGLSMFDAYLSPIHGGSIIGFVTHKGQKEPSDRLLKMRQAEMDEKSNDLSTYLNFAKRIEQMKIDNLNYLDAAKKEGKIIWGFGAPVKGNTLLNYFGIGTQYLDYLVEKNELRRGLYSPGMHIPIIIEKELIDLPDIYYVLAWNFKKEILTNNQHLIDQKIEFYFPVNPQDI